A part of Neodiprion pinetum isolate iyNeoPine1 chromosome 4, iyNeoPine1.2, whole genome shotgun sequence genomic DNA contains:
- the tok gene encoding protein tolkin, whose product MSSTPVLLVLLAFLLGVEPRAAKPASSDRQRFTIEQLFSIEFPTLITGDLDLDVCKAGGFLGDIALPNIQYETEWRQQKLNKSYLEELEKYRDEILNEGLQVEEEGLTEVLQFKKEHDGVEGFSSAEAGLHLNEGGSEGIMVDRNEYEIGGSDFGEAFEFSPKVATNLPPNYGVDSGSSKAEKKESSRVRHAEHRGNRDHQNDPDETENKNLRKNSEPTELPREVKVRHPGHREPSSSTRSQPHEISESENGGEKKRRRRHQRHREERHLIVNDELESSSEVVSLHDRRLRSIEFYNEHKPKYQLNTRGTSFSRTPLRVRSRRAATARKERVWDHGVIPYEIDANFSGAHKALFKQAMRHWENFTCVKFVERVPREHPNYIVFTERPCGCCSFVGKRGNGPQAISIGKNCDKFGIVVHELGHVVGFWHEHTRPDRDRHVQIIRDNIMSGQEYNFNKLTEEEVNSLGLPYDYDSIMHYAKNTFSKGTYLDTILPMETHGKKRPEIGQRIRLSEGDIAQTNLLYKCHRCGRTFQDNAGSFGSPGHPVGSSSPEGERCEWRITATHGERIVLNITSLDIFTSDYCRSDYIEIRDGYWHKSAVLGRYCGSGRIQEPVISTGSRMLVTYVTSNHHNGHRGFTANYEAVCGGELELDGVGHLESPNYPEDYQSSKECVWKLSVPHDYQVALKFQSFEVENHDNCVYDYVEVRDGHNPDSHLIGVYCGYKVPPDIRSTGSQLLVKFVSDGSVQKAGFSATFMKEFDECVLIDHGCEHECINTLGGYECSCRVGFELHSDGKHCEDACGGIYDMSNGTITSPSFPEAYPGNKDCVWEIIAPPQYRITLNFTHFDLEGNNVYQQECEYDSVEVHSKLGDDVLRKHGIYCGGKFPPLLTSEGNSMRITFTSDNSVQKSGFAAVFFTDMDECASNNGGCQHECRNTIGSYQCFCHNGFTLHENGHDCKEGGCKYEITSSSGTITSPNYPEYYPGRKDCVWHFTTTAGHRIKLTFNVFEMEPHQECTYDHIAIYDGDSPDSHTLGRFCGSKVPHPILATGNQMYMIFKSDESVQRKGFLATHTTACGGHLTASETPRYLYSHAKFGDHNYEHNSDCDWAIEAPIGKNVHLSFKTFKLEDESGCRYDFVEVYASLDTSGPSYGRFCGDSNPTDIISMNEALLIRFRSDDSISNKGFSAEYYAVDSEDSEEFIEGGEDDDDDNL is encoded by the exons ATGAGTTCGACGCCGgtcctcctcgtccttctCGCCTTTCTCCTCGGCGTCGAGCCGCGGGCTGCAAAACCCGCGTCGAGCGATCGGCAGCGGTTTACGATAGAGCAGCTCTTCTCGATCGAGTTCCCAACCCTCATCACCGGCGACCTGGACCTCGACGTCTGCAAGGCCG GTGGTTTTCTCGGTGATATCGCACTGCCAAATATCCAGTATGAGACAGAATGGCGACAGCAAAAGCTTAACAAAAGCTACCTCGAAGAGTTGGAGAAATACAGAGACGAGATTCTCAACGAGGGTCTTCAAGTCGAAGAAGAAGGCCTCACGG AGGTCTTGCAGTTCAAAAAGGAGCATGACGGGGTTGAAGGGTTCAGTTCGGCGGAAGCAGGACTTCACCTCAACGAGGGAGGCTCGGAGGGAATCATGGTCGACAGAAACGAGTACGAAATCGGAGGATCTGATTTTGGCGAAGCCTTTGAGTTCAGTCCGAAGGTGGCGACCAACTTACCGCCGAACTACGGGGTTGATTCAGG ATCGAGTAAAGCGGAGAAGAAGGAATCATCGCGTGTAAGGCACGCCGAGCATCGAGGCAATCGAGATCACCAAAACGACCCGGATGAAACCGAGAATAAAAATCTCCGGAAAAATTCAGAACCAACGGAATTACCTCGGGAAGTAAAAGTACGCCATCCAGGTCACCGCGAACCATCGTCATCAACCAGGTCTCAGCCCCATGAAATTTCGGAGTCGGAAAATGGCGGGGAGAAGAAACGTCGCCGTCGGCATCAAAGACACAG AGAAGAACGACACTTGATAGTGAACGACGAGCTCGAGTCTTCGAGCGAAGTTGTGTCTCTTCACGACCGGCGTCTCCGTTCAATAGAATTCTACAACGAGCACAAGCCAAAGTACCAATTGAACACTCGAGGAACGTCCTTCTCAAGGACTCCGCTTCGCGTGAGATCCCGGCGTGCAGCAACCGCCCGCAAAGAGAGGGTCTGGGATCATGGTGTAATTCCGTATGAGATAGACGCGAATTTCTCAGGTGCTCACAAGGCGCTCTTCAAGCAGGCGATGAGACACTGGGAGAATTTTACTTGCGTGAAGTTCGTCGAACGGGTACCGCGCGAGCATCCAAACTATATCGTCTTCACTGAAAGACCGTGCGG GTGCTGCTCGTTCGTTGGAAAACGGGGAAACGGACCGCAGGCCATAAGTATCGGGAAGAACTGCGACAAGTTTGGAATCGTGGTCCACGAGCTTGGCCACGTGGTCGGTTTTTGGCACGAACACACTCGTCCGGACCGAGACAGACACGTTCAGATTATACGCGACAACATAATGAGCG GTCAAGAGTACAACTTCAACAAGCTGACAGAAGAGGAGGTCAACTCGTTGGGACTCCCGTACGACTATGATTCGATAATGCACTACGCGAAGAATACATTCTCGAAGGGAACATACCTGGACACTATACTGCCGATGGAGACGCACGGTAAGAAGCGTCCGGAAATCGGTCAGCGCATCCGGCTCAGCGAGGGGGACATAGCGCAGACCAATTTGCTCTACAAGTGTCACA GGTGCGGAAGGACTTTCCAAGATAACGCTGGCAGCTTTGGTTCCCCCGGCCATCCGGTGGGGTCGTCGAGCCCGGAAGGTGAGCGGTGCGAATGGCGGATAACGGCGACTCACGGGGAACGCATCGTCCTGAATATCACCTCGCTGGACATATTCACCAGCGATTATTGCAGAAGCGATTACATCGAGATCCGGGACGGATACTGGCACAAGAGCGCGGTCTTGG GGAGATACTGTGGCAGTGGGCGGATCCAGGAGCCGGTGATATCGACGGGAAGTCGGATGCTGGTCACTTACGTGACCTCGAATCACCACAACGGGCACAGAGGCTTCACCGCGAACTACGAAGCCGTTTGCGGTGGAGAGTTGGAACTCGACGGTGTTGGTCACCTGGAGTCTCCGAACTACCCCGAGGACTACCAGTCGAGCAAAGAATGCGTTTGGAAGCTTTCGGTTCCGCACGATTATCAGGTCGCCCTGAAATTTCAGTCCTTCGAGGTGGAGAACCACGACAACTGCGTTTACGACTACGTCGAAGTACGCGATGGCCACAATCCAGACTCGCATCTGATCGGCGTCTACTGCGGCTACAAGGTGCCTCCCGACATCAGATCCACCGGGAGCCAGCTGCTCGTCAAGTTCGTCAGCGACGGTTCGGTCCAGAAGGCTGGATTCTCAGCGACGTTCATGAAAG AGTTCGATGAGTGCGTGCTGATCGATCATGGCTGCGAACACGAGTGCATCAATACCCTGGGTGGTTACGAATGCTCGTGTAGAGTTGGGTTCGAGCTGCACTCTGACGGAAAACATTGCGAAG ATGCCTGTGGGGGAATATACGATATGAGTAACGGAACGATAACGAGTCCGTCGTTCCCCGAGGCGTATCCGGGCAACAAGGACTGCGTGTGGGAGATAATAGCCCCGCCACAGTACCGGATAACGTTGAATTTCACGCACTTCGATTTGGAGGGTAACAATGTTTATCAGCAAGAGTGCGAGTACGATTCGGTCGAGGTACACAGCAAGCTGGGTGACGACGTGCTCCGCAAGCACGGCATATATTGTGGTGGAAAGTTCCCGCCTCTTCTGACTTCTGAGGGTAACTCTATGCGCATTACCTTCACGTCTGATAACAG CGTCCAGAAGTCAGGCTTCGCAGCGGTGTTCTTCACGGACATGGACGAATGCGCGAGCAACAACGGCGGCTGTCAGCACGAGTGTCGAAACACGATAGGATCGTACCAGTGCTTCTGTCACAACGGATTCACGCTCCATGAGAACGGTCACGACTGCAAAGAGGGTGGCTGCAAGTACGAGATCACCTCGTCATCGGGTACGATTACCTCTCCGAACTACCCGGAGTACTATCCAGGACGAAAGGACTGTGTTTGGCACTTCACAACGACAGCGGGACACCGAATAAAGCTG ACCTTCAACGTGTTCGAGATGGAACCCCACCAGGAGTGCACCTACGACCACATCGCGATATACGACGGGGACTCGCCGGACAGCCACACTCTGGGAAGATTCTGCGGCAGTAAAGTCCCGCACCCAATCCTGGCGACGGGTAACCAGATGTACATGATATTCAAGAGCGATGAGTCCGTCCAGAGGAAAGGGTTCCTCGCGACGCACACGACGG CCTGCGGTGGTCACCTGACGGCTAGTGAGACACCGAGGTATCTATACTCCCACGCAAAGTTCGGTGACCACAACTACGAGCATAATTCCGACTGCGACTGGGCGATAGAGGCGCCGATTGGAAAAAACGTGCATCTGTCCTTCAAGACCTTTAAGCTCGAAGATGAAAGCGGATGTCGCTACGACTTCGTCGAGGTCTATGCGAGCCTGGATACCTCGGGTCCGAGCTACGGAAGGTTCTGCGGAGACTCG AATCCCACGGACATCATATCGATGAACGAGGCACTTTTGATCAGGTTCCGATCCGACGATTCGATATCGAACAAGGGTTTCTCCGCCGAATATTACGCCGTTGATTCCGAGGACAGCGAGGAGTTCATCGAGGGTGGCGaggacgatgatgacgataatCTTTGA